The DNA window CAGACCACCATCGGAAGGAATCACAATCATATCGGAGGAAAAACGTGCGCGCTCAGTCATCTTCGCCTTGTGTTCACCAACCCTTACAACTCTGGTCTTTGGCAAAGACTTTAGGCTTCGTGCTATTTCGCGTAGACGGCCTCGCCCTTTTCCACCTTTAGCTATATCAACATGGAGTTCCTCTTGAAAGGTTCTCCAGTGTTTCCACAGGTACCCATTTTTGGAAATCCAGAACCCCGGACGCATGCAAACTTGGGCCTCGAACGCGGCCCTCTGCAATCTCTCAGTTATCATACTTTCCTCACAAAAATCATTTCCTCATCTAGGCCCTGTCTAAAACTAATCACCCATTCGCCTTCTTCGGCCACCAACTCGTCTAAGCAACCCATGTTGGCGCGCATTTCACGGATATTCAGCTCTTTCATGGGTGCTCTATGTATTGTGCTGCAAATGAGGATTTGCTAGCACGAACCCCTGTGGTCGTCAAACCAAGACAGTCCGGATTCACGCTGTTTTCAGGACTCAGCAATGCTCGTACACCGCCCGATACTGCTCCGCCACCACCGGCGCGGCAAACCGCGCCTCTGCCCTCTCCCGCGCTTGCTGGCCCAATAGCCCGGCTGATGGCCCTGTCGTCCCCTGCGCCAGCACCCAGGCGATGCCGTGAGCGAGATCCTGGGTGTCGAAGGCCTTGGCGAGGTAGCCGGTGCGCTGGTGTTGGACGATGTCTGGCAGTCCGCCGGTGTGGAAGGCGATCACCGGGGTGGCGCAGGCGTGGGCTTCGACACCGGTGTTGGGCAGATTGTCCTGGCGCGAGGGGATTACCATGGCATCGGCGGCGCTGTAGAGCGCGCGCAGACTGAGGTCGTCGTGCAGGTGGCCGGTGTAGTGGATGGGGAAGCTGAGGTTTGGCAAATCAGGTTTAAACCTCTCACTACTTCATAAAGCCAGATGGCGATAACCACTGATAAACCCGATACAACCGTCTTATTTTTCGAAATATGCGTCTCGGCAAACTCGCAATCGCTGCTTGTGGTTTCCAACTAAATTGAATGGATTCCAGTTGCTTGATAGCCTCTTTGAGATCATCACAGTACGGCTTATAAACATACTGCTTCAAAGCTAACGGCAGCGAATATTGCCCAATCAACAATTGCTTCCGAGAAAGAATTCTCAGCCCATGAAAGTGATAAAAGACTGCACGAGCGTAGGGAAAACGCATAGCGTTCCATGGTGCCAACGCGCGTTCTTTGTCCTGCAATATATGCACGAGTGCTTCAAACCGCTCTGGCCAATCGTCAAGATATTTTTGATCACCGAACTTGCCGTCTTCAAAGCGCGCATAGCACCATTCAACACAGCGCTCTTCCCACCACTTGCGAACCATCTCACCACCATCGCGCGTAAATGTCATAAATTGCACGCAAAACTGACCAGATGTTGCCGAATGATCATATTCGGGCGCATAGGCATGATCGGTAATAAGAACGTGTTTTCCTGATGCATCCAACTCATCAAAGAGTGGTTTTGGGTGCTTGCGAAACCACAAATCTGCATCCAAGTAAGTCACACGCTCAACTGTTGCATCAGCCTCAAAGACAAAGCGCGGAGCAAATGGCGTTAATGTCCAGCAATATTCATTAATCTTTCTTCCCGGCTTAACTGATAGCAGTTCCTCTGTTTCCAATGCGCTTAGTTTCAACAACCGAACATTCGGCAATACCAGTCTTCCGAGCACATCATAGGTTTCATCATCAACGCACAAAATCCATAGAACATAATCTCGCACATGCCTTTCCATTGATCGATGCAGTGCCAAGCCTTGAGGCAGGAACAGACTATTGAAGAGCGTTACGAAATGTTCCATCAAGCCACCCGAAAACGATTGACCGCATCAATCACCGTTTGCACATCGGTATCACTCATCTGCGGGTGACAAGGAAGCGACAGGCAAGTAGCCGCATGCTGTTCACTCACATGTAATCCATCTGGGTCACGTTGAATCGATAAACACGGCTCTTGGTGATGCACTGGCACCGGATAATGAATCAGCGTTTGCACGCCTTCGTTCGCAAGGTGCGCCTGCAAGGCATCACGTTGAGCACAAGTCACGACAAACAGGTGATACACATGCGCATCTTTCGACTCAGGAGCTGCAAGCAAGCGCACTGAAGGATTATTCATTTCATCACGAAACGCCTGCGCAATCGTCTGTCGCCGTGACGTGAATTCCTCAAGCCACTTCAAGCGCTCAGTAAGCATCGCTGCTTGAATTTCATCCAGACGGCTATTAAGCCCTAATTCCGGATGATGATAGCGAACACTTTGCCCATAATTCCGCAGGCGGCCAGCCTTTGCAGCGATATCAGCATCATTCGTCACCAACATCCCCGCATCGCCGGGCGCTCCAAGATTTTTCGTGGGGTAAAAACTGTACGCGCCTGCAACTCCATAACTTCCAGCAGCGCGTCCCTCACTCTTTGCTAAATGGGCTTGTGCACAATCTTCAATCAAATAAAAACCCCGTTGCTCACAAAACTGTTGAAAGGACGCAATGTTGCAAACTTGGCCATAAAGGTGCACCAAAAGAACCGCTTTCGTTTGTTGTGTCACGCATCGTTCAACACTATCCAGGGAAAGCAGTGCCGTGTCCGCTTCAATATCTGCCAGCACAGGAATGGCACCCGCACGATAAATTGCCAATACAGTGGCAAAAGCCGTCATTGGCGTTGTGATCACTTCATCGCCCGGCCCAATATTCAGCGCGCGCAACGCAATTTCAATGGCATCTATCCCATTGCCAACCCCAATGGCATGTGAAACGCGACAAGTACCTGCCCAAGCTGCTTCGAAATGCTCCACTTCTTTACCCAGCACATACCAACCCGACTCCAGCACGCGTTGCGCCGCTGCCAGCATGTCTTCGCGCAACGCTGCCGGCTCGGATTTGAAGTTATTCATTAAAATCATTGAAACTACTCCAGAATTGCAGCCCGATCAGTTGGCGAAATCCCAGTACTGTTCACTATGTGATTTGTAGTACTGGATTGTTTGGTCTAACCCGTCATCCAAATCAATCTTTGGTGACCAGCCAAGCTCGGAAGCGATCAATGAAAAATCGCTGTAGTAATCACCAATATCAATGGCCTTGCGCTCTTCTGGGAAGGGCACCAATTCGTAATTGCCACCAAACCCAAGGCTTATCATTTTCTCGGCAAGATCTTTCAGGCTAATTACTTCAGTGCTTCCGAGATTATAGACCTTACCATTCGCTTGTTCGCTGGCGCCGGCAAGCAACAACGCATCCACGCAATCATCCACATAATTGAAATCGCGTAACTGTAGGCCATCACCAAACACTTTAATCGGCTTCCTCTCCAGTAAGAGACGTATCCAAATACCCAGAAACGTCTGTCGCGCATCCTTCACTCGCATCCCAGGGCCATAGGTATTCGTCAGCCGTAAGGCACATGCGCGAATGCCGTAAACATTGTTGTAGAGCAGGTGATACCACTCTCCTGCAAGTTTGTTTATTCCGTTGACATCGACGGGTCGAATGGGATGCGTTTCATCCACCGGCAAATAATCCGGCTTGCCGTACAGCTGTCGCGTACTGGCAAAAACAATCTTGATGTCGGGATTAATCTTTCGGCATGCCTCAAGAATAGAGAGTTGCGCAGTCGCATTGATCGCTAGATCTGTCTGGGGATCACTCATCGAATCCATGTGACTCGTCTGTCCCGCAAGATTGAAGAGGTAATCCTGCCCTTTCAGTAAATATTCCATGGCATACGAGTCGCGTACATCGCAAATATTGACAGATACCTTGTCACGAATATCCGCGATATTGAACGGATTCCCCCCATATTGCGGAGTAAGACTGTCCACCAGAGTGACCTCCGCTCCCTGATTGACAAGCGTTCGCGCCAAGTTAGAACCGATGAATCCGATGCCGCCTGTGATCAGGATCTTTTTATTCGAATAGTCCATCTTTATTTAGCCTTAACAAAAAACATACCTTTCCAAGTTGATGTGGGATCAAGCCGGTCTAATGCATCAAACTCCGCTTTCGTTTCGTAACCATGCGAAATTGCCAACCGCACAAAATTCGATTTTTTAAAAAACCAAAGAGGATAAGCTGCTGAATAAATCGAGGATGGCGTGACCTGAACTTTAACCAAGTCATCTGCATCGCTATTCAGAAATGGAG is part of the Ectothiorhodosinus mongolicus genome and encodes:
- a CDS encoding glycosyltransferase, with the protein product MPNLSFPIHYTGHLHDDLSLRALYSAADAMVIPSRQDNLPNTGVEAHACATPVIAFHTGGLPDIVQHQRTGYLAKAFDTQDLAHGIAWVLAQGTTGPSAGLLGQQARERAEARFAAPVVAEQYRAVYEHC
- a CDS encoding glycosyl transferase; this translates as MEHFVTLFNSLFLPQGLALHRSMERHVRDYVLWILCVDDETYDVLGRLVLPNVRLLKLSALETEELLSVKPGRKINEYCWTLTPFAPRFVFEADATVERVTYLDADLWFRKHPKPLFDELDASGKHVLITDHAYAPEYDHSATSGQFCVQFMTFTRDGGEMVRKWWEERCVEWCYARFEDGKFGDQKYLDDWPERFEALVHILQDKERALAPWNAMRFPYARAVFYHFHGLRILSRKQLLIGQYSLPLALKQYVYKPYCDDLKEAIKQLESIQFSWKPQAAIASLPRRIFRKIRRLYRVYQWLSPSGFMK
- a CDS encoding DegT/DnrJ/EryC1/StrS family aminotransferase, with translation MILMNNFKSEPAALREDMLAAAQRVLESGWYVLGKEVEHFEAAWAGTCRVSHAIGVGNGIDAIEIALRALNIGPGDEVITTPMTAFATVLAIYRAGAIPVLADIEADTALLSLDSVERCVTQQTKAVLLVHLYGQVCNIASFQQFCEQRGFYLIEDCAQAHLAKSEGRAAGSYGVAGAYSFYPTKNLGAPGDAGMLVTNDADIAAKAGRLRNYGQSVRYHHPELGLNSRLDEIQAAMLTERLKWLEEFTSRRQTIAQAFRDEMNNPSVRLLAAPESKDAHVYHLFVVTCAQRDALQAHLANEGVQTLIHYPVPVHHQEPCLSIQRDPDGLHVSEQHAATCLSLPCHPQMSDTDVQTVIDAVNRFRVA
- a CDS encoding NAD-dependent epimerase/dehydratase family protein, with the protein product MDYSNKKILITGGIGFIGSNLARTLVNQGAEVTLVDSLTPQYGGNPFNIADIRDKVSVNICDVRDSYAMEYLLKGQDYLFNLAGQTSHMDSMSDPQTDLAINATAQLSILEACRKINPDIKIVFASTRQLYGKPDYLPVDETHPIRPVDVNGINKLAGEWYHLLYNNVYGIRACALRLTNTYGPGMRVKDARQTFLGIWIRLLLERKPIKVFGDGLQLRDFNYVDDCVDALLLAGASEQANGKVYNLGSTEVISLKDLAEKMISLGFGGNYELVPFPEERKAIDIGDYYSDFSLIASELGWSPKIDLDDGLDQTIQYYKSHSEQYWDFAN